In a genomic window of Brockia lithotrophica:
- a CDS encoding iron-containing alcohol dehydrogenase has translation MERFVYRNPTELVFGRGSVDLLSEYLPRLGRKVLFVYGKGSIRKIGLYDRVLVAARTAGVELVEFPGIEPNPRVSTVRRAREEARRAGVEGILAVGGGSVIDAAKLIAVSHSYPGDPWEIVREPLRVTSALPLGVVLTHAATGSEMNANSVITNEETDEKLGWAHPLAYPLFSILDPHITRSAPRDQTVYGVVDMMAHVLEQYFHDARNTPIQDAWQVSLLKEILAAGRKVVENLDDLDARETLLLAGTLALNGTLSLGLRGDWGVHAIEHALSAVYDIPHGAGLSVVYPAWMRYVAPRKPERFRRLFLELFGTEDLEAGIRALEKAWRELGAPVRLWQLGIADEARFPYLAQKAVAKEGATTGRFAVLTAEDVEAIYRLAAMPLE, from the coding sequence ATGGAACGCTTTGTCTACCGAAACCCCACCGAACTCGTCTTTGGACGCGGAAGCGTCGACCTCCTCTCCGAATACCTCCCCCGCCTAGGAAGGAAGGTCCTTTTCGTCTACGGCAAGGGGAGCATCCGCAAGATCGGCCTCTATGACCGCGTTCTCGTAGCTGCCAGGACCGCGGGAGTAGAACTCGTGGAGTTTCCCGGCATCGAGCCCAACCCGCGCGTTTCCACTGTCCGCAGGGCGCGGGAGGAGGCGCGGCGCGCAGGCGTAGAGGGAATTCTCGCCGTAGGCGGAGGAAGCGTAATTGATGCCGCCAAGCTCATCGCCGTATCTCATTCGTATCCCGGGGATCCGTGGGAGATCGTCCGCGAACCTTTGCGCGTCACGAGTGCTCTGCCCCTCGGCGTCGTCCTCACGCATGCCGCCACGGGTTCGGAGATGAACGCGAACTCCGTGATCACGAACGAAGAAACCGACGAAAAACTCGGCTGGGCACATCCCCTTGCCTATCCGCTCTTTTCTATTCTCGATCCCCACATCACGCGGAGCGCCCCGCGCGATCAGACGGTGTACGGCGTCGTCGACATGATGGCCCACGTCCTCGAGCAGTACTTTCACGACGCGCGCAACACGCCGATCCAAGACGCGTGGCAGGTCTCCCTCCTCAAGGAGATCCTCGCCGCAGGGCGAAAGGTCGTGGAAAACCTCGACGACCTCGACGCCCGTGAGACACTCCTTCTCGCGGGGACGCTCGCCCTCAACGGCACCCTTTCCTTGGGCCTTCGCGGCGACTGGGGCGTTCACGCCATCGAGCACGCCCTATCGGCGGTCTACGACATCCCCCACGGGGCGGGACTCTCCGTCGTCTACCCTGCCTGGATGCGGTACGTCGCTCCACGCAAGCCCGAGCGCTTCCGCCGCCTCTTTTTGGAGCTCTTCGGTACGGAGGACCTTGAGGCCGGGATTCGCGCCTTGGAGAAGGCTTGGAGGGAACTCGGGGCCCCCGTACGCCTTTGGCAGCTTGGGATTGCGGACGAGGCGCGCTTTCCCTATCTGGCACAAAAGGCGGTTGCGAAGGAGGGGGCCACGACGGGGCGCTTTGCCGTCCTCACCGCCGAGGACGTAGAGGCGATCTATCGTCTGGCGGCGATGCCGCTCGAGTAA
- the dps gene encoding DNA starvation/stationary phase protection protein Dps has translation METRNVLPADVRRELAAALQPILAEAIDLERQAKQAHWNVKGPGFYGRHKVFDELHELAEDWIDLVAERIAQLGHLTEGTLQRAAELTRLPEFPLGLTSERDNLEQLAKALSAFTAHTREVLKKSEELGDPITADILTEVTRGAEKYLWFVEAHLG, from the coding sequence ATGGAAACACGCAACGTACTGCCTGCAGACGTTCGGCGGGAACTCGCCGCCGCCCTTCAGCCGATCCTCGCCGAGGCGATCGACCTCGAGCGCCAAGCCAAGCAGGCGCACTGGAACGTCAAGGGACCCGGGTTTTACGGACGGCACAAGGTATTCGACGAACTTCACGAGCTTGCGGAGGACTGGATCGACCTCGTCGCCGAGCGCATCGCCCAGCTCGGACACCTCACGGAGGGAACGCTCCAACGGGCAGCCGAACTCACGCGCCTTCCGGAGTTCCCCCTTGGGCTTACGTCCGAGCGGGACAACCTCGAGCAGCTCGCCAAGGCGCTCTCCGCCTTTACGGCACACACGCGCGAGGTCCTGAAGAAATCCGAAGAACTCGGAGATCCGATCACGGCGGACATCCTCACGGAAGTCACCCGCGGCGCCGAAAAGTACCTGTGGTTTGTCGAGGCGCACCTTGGCTGA
- a CDS encoding GH1 family beta-glucosidase, producing MAGFPEDFLWGVATSAYQIEGAVTEDGRGPSIWDIFVHIPGKIADGTVGDVACDHYHRWEEDVNLLAELGVRAYRFSVSWPRVLPEGKGAVNERGLDFYRHLVEALHSRGIAPVVTIYHWDLPFALYEKGGWAERDTAKYFAEYAHLLYRRLEGVPYWITLNEPFVATVLGYVTGEHAPGEQDPRKAVRVAHHFLLGHTLAVQAFRDEHLPGSKIGITNLMTRVLPASEDREVVEFAYAFERLHNGLFVDPLFTGHYPREALLAFARILWGEEGARDGDLEAYLYAQLDLPLEDLESFRQPVDFLGVNYYSPTRVAFNPESPFGGLEFLPPAGEATAMGWEVYPEGLTEVLLDVHSRYPGVPILVTENGAAYDDVVEVLPDGTKRIADEARANYIQAHVQAVRRAVEQGADVRGYFVWSLLDNFEWAHGLSKRFGLVYVDYATLERIPKASFFAYREIVRTNGG from the coding sequence GTGGCGGGCTTTCCCGAAGATTTCCTCTGGGGTGTGGCTACCTCGGCGTACCAGATCGAAGGCGCGGTAACGGAGGACGGGCGTGGGCCTTCTATCTGGGACATCTTCGTCCACATTCCCGGTAAGATTGCCGACGGCACCGTCGGCGACGTGGCCTGCGACCACTACCACCGTTGGGAAGAGGACGTAAACCTCCTCGCCGAGCTCGGGGTGCGCGCGTACCGCTTTTCCGTCTCCTGGCCGCGCGTTTTGCCAGAGGGCAAGGGAGCGGTCAACGAGCGAGGACTTGATTTCTATCGCCACCTCGTCGAGGCACTTCACTCCCGCGGGATCGCGCCCGTCGTCACCATATACCACTGGGATCTCCCCTTTGCCTTGTACGAAAAGGGAGGGTGGGCGGAGCGGGATACGGCGAAGTACTTCGCCGAATATGCACACCTCCTCTACCGCCGCCTCGAGGGCGTCCCCTACTGGATCACCTTGAACGAGCCGTTCGTCGCCACCGTCTTGGGGTACGTAACTGGCGAACACGCCCCCGGTGAGCAAGATCCGCGCAAGGCCGTGCGCGTCGCCCACCACTTTCTCTTGGGCCACACGCTTGCCGTTCAGGCCTTTCGCGACGAGCACCTCCCGGGTTCCAAGATCGGAATTACGAACCTCATGACGCGCGTACTTCCCGCAAGCGAAGACCGGGAGGTCGTCGAGTTTGCCTACGCCTTCGAACGCCTGCACAACGGGCTTTTCGTCGATCCCCTTTTCACCGGGCACTACCCGCGCGAGGCGCTCCTCGCCTTTGCCCGTATTCTCTGGGGAGAGGAGGGCGCTCGGGACGGCGATCTCGAAGCCTACCTCTACGCCCAACTCGACCTCCCTTTGGAGGACCTCGAGTCCTTCCGTCAGCCCGTAGACTTCCTCGGCGTGAACTACTATTCGCCGACCCGCGTCGCCTTTAATCCAGAGAGCCCCTTTGGGGGTCTTGAGTTTCTCCCGCCCGCGGGAGAGGCGACAGCCATGGGTTGGGAGGTGTACCCCGAGGGACTCACGGAGGTCCTTCTCGACGTCCACAGCCGCTACCCAGGAGTTCCGATCCTGGTTACGGAAAACGGGGCTGCATACGACGACGTAGTGGAAGTGCTCCCCGACGGGACAAAGCGCATCGCGGACGAGGCACGGGCGAACTACATTCAGGCGCACGTGCAGGCCGTACGACGGGCCGTCGAGCAGGGGGCGGACGTGCGCGGCTACTTCGTCTGGTCCCTCCTCGACAACTTCGAGTGGGCCCACGGCCTCTCCAAACGTTTCGGCCTCGTGTACGTGGACTATGCGACGCTCGAGCGCATACCCAAGGCGAGCTTTTTTGCCTACCGGGAGATCGTGCGAACCAACGGCGGGTGA
- a CDS encoding DUF1002 domain-containing protein, giving the protein MGRAFVFSFLWVFLVVGIGHPVYADAAPGDVVVAVGADLTPEQREQVLRTFGVQNIPQDKLVVVTNAEEHALLGKYLPKAVIGTRAISSVKVTLLEPGKGLHVRTEGITYLTPAQYQSAAATAGVKDAEIYVYAPVPVSGTAALTGIVKAFEGLEGKTLDPTAKDVAAEEFSTNYLLSEKIGKEQATALIQRLKEEIASGKLRDPKEIQDAIDRAARELGVTLSPEDRARLEELVRHLREANIDWNALARETAKIKQEVEKFLQDPATQSFLQKAWSFLQNLFIRVWEWLSQVFGGGSGS; this is encoded by the coding sequence TTGGGACGAGCCTTTGTATTTTCCTTCCTCTGGGTTTTCCTCGTGGTGGGGATAGGCCATCCCGTTTACGCAGACGCGGCTCCGGGTGACGTCGTTGTCGCTGTGGGCGCCGACCTCACCCCTGAACAGCGCGAACAGGTCCTCCGAACCTTCGGCGTCCAAAACATTCCCCAGGACAAGCTCGTCGTCGTGACGAACGCGGAAGAGCACGCCCTCCTCGGGAAGTACCTCCCTAAGGCGGTGATCGGTACGCGCGCGATTTCCTCCGTCAAGGTGACGCTCCTCGAACCGGGGAAAGGGCTGCACGTGCGCACGGAGGGCATCACCTACCTCACGCCCGCGCAGTACCAGAGCGCCGCGGCTACGGCTGGGGTCAAGGACGCCGAAATCTACGTCTACGCTCCCGTTCCCGTATCGGGGACCGCCGCCCTTACGGGCATCGTAAAGGCCTTTGAAGGGTTGGAGGGCAAGACTTTAGATCCTACGGCCAAGGACGTGGCGGCCGAAGAGTTCTCCACGAACTACCTCCTGAGCGAAAAGATCGGCAAGGAGCAGGCCACCGCCCTCATCCAGCGCCTCAAGGAAGAAATTGCTTCTGGAAAGCTCCGCGACCCAAAGGAAATCCAAGATGCGATCGACCGCGCGGCGCGCGAGCTCGGCGTGACTTTGAGTCCTGAAGATCGCGCCCGCCTCGAGGAGCTCGTCCGCCACCTGCGCGAGGCAAACATCGATTGGAACGCCCTCGCGCGGGAGACGGCCAAGATCAAGCAGGAAGTGGAGAAGTTCCTTCAAGATCCGGCCACGCAAAGCTTCCTGCAAAAGGCGTGGTCCTTTCTTCAGAACCTCTTCATCCGGGTGTGGGAGTGGCTTTCGCAGGTGTTCGGCGGAGGATCGGGGTCCTAA